In Acanthochromis polyacanthus isolate Apoly-LR-REF ecotype Palm Island chromosome 18, KAUST_Apoly_ChrSc, whole genome shotgun sequence, the following proteins share a genomic window:
- the tmem267 gene encoding transmembrane protein 267: protein MQGFYSKLDSSPSSSPLLGVGMGGDGGPVPLSLAVETEKAQALLQTFSSASLLASAGLGMFCVVADHALQLSVIQHHLWLRAALDNATHGLVGLWSWAVVIGLRKKSDLYEVLLAGLLASIIDLDHFYMAGSLSLKAAVSLPQRPPLHCSSLIPVICLTLRFLMWIGRLKDAWCSLPWMLFISMATHHVRDAVRHGLWVCPFGNTAPLPYWLYVSTTATLPHLCSVLMYLTGTRDVISTKHGVAIDV, encoded by the exons ATGCAGGGATTCTACTCCAAGCTCGACTCGTCCCCGTCCTCGTCCCCGCTGCTGGGGGTGGGTATGGGGGGAGATGGCGGTCCGGTTCCCCTCAGCCTGGCGGTGGAGACGGAGAAAGCCCAGGCGCTCCTCCAGACCTTCAGCTCTGCCTCCCTGCTGGCCTCAGCAGGTCTGGGGATGTTCTGCGTGGTGGCCGACCACGCCCTCCAGCTGTCCGTCATCCAGCACCACCTGTGGCTGCGCGCCGCCTTGGACAACGCCACGCACGGATTGGTGGGTCTGTGGTCGTGGGCCGTCGTCATTGGACTGAGGAAAAAGAGCGATCTGTATGAGGTGCTGCTGGCCGGACTTCTGGCATCAATCATAGACCTGGACCACTTCTACATGGCTGGATCCCTGTCCCTGAAG GCTGCCGTCTCCCTCCCCCAGCGCCCCCCTCTCCACTGCTCCTCCCTCATCCCGGTCATCTGTCTCACCCTCCGCTTCCTCATGTGGATCGGACGCCTCAAAGACGCGTGGTGCTCGTTGCCGTGGATGCTCTTCATCTCCATGGCGACGCACCACGTCCGGGACGCCGTGCGCCACGGCCTGTGGGTGTGTCCGTTCGGCAACACGGCGCCGCTCCCCTATTGGCTGTACGTCAGCACCACGGCGACGCTGCCTCACCTGTGCTCGGTGCTGATGTACCTGACAGGAACCAGAGACGTGATCTCCACCAAACACGGGGTGGCCATCGACGTGTAG